In Trichoplusia ni isolate ovarian cell line Hi5 chromosome 10, tn1, whole genome shotgun sequence, the genomic window CATCTCGTTATTGTTCCAGAGCCGCGCACCAGCTGATGATAAACGAGAGGAACATAAAACAAGCTCAAAACCAACAACCCCAAGTTGTAAGTATCATCATTACTAACACGGTGCTTTACTAATGCCCACTAATCCGTTTTCAGCTGCCAACTTgctatcatattttataaccaatGTATAGGGTACCATTTGGGTTATAGGGCGACATCCTAGCCCGCCAGTACCACCCGTTCCACCAGCCGGCGAGCCTTCCGCCCGCCTTCAAGCGGTTATAGCACCCGCCCCCGCAgcggccgcgccgcgcgccccccACCCCCCGCGACACACGCACCACAGGAAGAAGAGAAAACGCAAACCAGTGCTCGTTTAGTgagattttattgtataaatattggttATATTATCtagtttcataattttattcttcCGTCAGTAATGACCTGGCTTCGACCGAGTCTTGACGTCTCATGTATCTATGctcaaattctttatttgtcTATTTGTCAAACAGGCGGAACAAGTTTAGGTACgtaagtactttttaaattctactGCGGTCAGCAGTTCAAGTGAGATAGTTGTTTAGGTATTCTAGAGTAATGTTAGGGCCAAGGAACACGATCAAACGATTTAGTACCTAGTTAAAGTTGTATGGTACTTTTAATGCCGATATTTCTAATTACGGGCCcttttaaaaatcttacattagtaaacgtatttttttcgaATTCTGAGAGAGTTAAATAATTAtctcataaaacaataatagctagaattatgtaattgtaattgtatcgtataattttatcctttatacgtatttaaaaatatattttgcaaagtAGCGTTGTCTGGTGCAAGttctagtaataaataattttctaaaatgaaattgtatctttaattaaacaaattaaattaatctcttTTATAAAACTTGCATGAGACaagcttatttattatattaaagtatatttgATAACGCGAACAATCTCTAGCTAAAATGAtttgttaaagtaataattaagcTTTCTAAATTCTCGAACGCTAGAGCTTTTGTgatgaattataaaatttggtgtgattttataaatgaaatcgCTTTAATTGTTACAATTCAGTATTATCTGGAAAGCTAAAGTACTTTTTTAGCGAAATGCGAAAACTAAATTGTATAGGCGTTCATTTTTTAGCGACAGATCCAAGACAATACCGTATTTGAAGACTTTTAACGAACTGATTGTGTAACTACCCTCAGCGTAGGGAAATCCAATTTTCAGTAGTTTACTAAAGAGCTGGCATTATAAAAGTTACGCGTTGTATTGACGACAAGTGACAGTCGCTAGTATTCATAGAAAACGATTgttgaatatataaaaatgtcattttgtttCTATAGATCATCTGTCATTTTCAAATATTCGAACGTTTTTTATCAACGTTTCTGACTGGCAGAATAGCACTTGTCTAAGGTTGAGGGACGGTATCAGGATAAAGTTATTGTACCGTAATTTTTATAAGATCAGAGTTTTGAATAGCTTCGACCACTTTTAGAATAGACACTTAACAATTGTAGAATTAAATTAGGCTCGTTCAACGCCTACGATGAAACTATAGATGAAAGTCTGATTTTCATCTTTTCAGTAACtttacaatataaatgtaagcactcttttgaagttttaatagatttttataggTGGATCGATTTATATACGACTTTTCCATCCATGTCCTTTTCGGGTAGTTAGATTCAGTCTTTTTTTAACTCCGACGTACGAGCTTAGTATGGGAACATAGTCTGTCCGATGCTACATTAGAGAAAAATCATTAGTATATTggcaataattttaatagataacaCCCTCGCTTTTTATTATCCATTGACACGATGTCTCGGagagtttgtttaaatatttatttatgtattcacATCTAAACGTGTTGCAATTCTATcaactgtttttaaaaataaaaagagatatTTAAATGATTCAGGGAGACGATCTCTTTGCTGccatctttgttttaaaatgttaaatatgaaaagaatttagacattataaaaaaagccTTACAAGTTGCTAGAACTGCAATAAATcatcttatttattaaataaaagacagTAAAAGAATAATGATGTACTTGCGAAGAGGCATTTACAGAATGTCTCGATTAGTTAGACAGCGGAGTTAGGTAAACAATTACCTGTTTAGTTCTTAACTAtagttaaatttaatgaaacttgcAACACTTTGAATTGTATTGAAATACCTGAAAAGTTTAAACGAATGTTTATGAAGGACTTTAAAATCACCAAAAACATTGATTTTCAAATTCGAATTTACAAATGAGTAATATTATAACCTTTTGAAATCAGCTcattaagaataaaaagaaaaataacgtgGCATAATGTTAGTATTGCCATCATTAAACAGCACAATGTGTTGCCAGTTTCAAAAATCATAGCTCTATAAGATATCCCCTAGTAAGTGCCCTTTTAAACTTTCGATAATGCGACGTAGAATAGATATAACGTCAGCGAATCCACATACCGTCACACACTCCACATTCCTCTAGAATTAAGATAACCGAAACATTTTGTATTCTATTTCACCCTTCAATATATAAATGGTACTCGAATTATCATTCTAGAGGCTGCGTATTTACgtattctttgtttttattatgagctCTATACGAAAGACTTTTATAATGTCAATAATTCAGTCTCGCTATGCGCTGACCACCTACCACCACCAAGGTAtggtcattattattttatgaatgaatattCATCCGAATTTTATTAGTCAATgatttaaaaaggtattttacatgtttaaatTACTAACTCAGAAGAGATTACAAATACGCAGCTCTCAACACCTACCTACATATAACCATTTAGGCTACAGCAGCAAAGATTATGTGGGACGGTAACGCACAAATTAATGACTTTGATGTTCAAGAAATTCTAAATGTATTATATACTATGTAGCTCCTATTTGATCGTTTAGCCGATAGATTTTTATTGTAACCGCCATCAACAGTTCGAACTGTATTTGTACGAGGCAACACTGCATTGTATTGCCAACATCGCCGAATTGAATGGTGACTTTTGACAATGTTGCCCAGTGAGAAAAAGAGCAAATGCTCTAATATTGATATACCACATACCCAAAATACGCTTTATAATTACTATGTATGTTTATGAATTAGGCTCTACTTCTCTTTGTTGTTATTGTAGCCTAAATTCAATGCTTCCCTAAAGTTTCTGGTGCCAACTATTGTTTAACATTTGTTAATTGTTGAATTTTTAAAGTTGCCTTTATATTTTCTGccaattttatataattgtttggAATTCCTGTCCTGTTGTCtattctgtttttatatttaagagttTATTGGtggagttttaataattttagtggAAGGAAAATTACAGACCTCAAGTCTGTGTTTATAGTCAGATTGCTGAATTGCAGTAACATCAATTGGAACAAGTTATCTATGATCAACAAAATATCCATTTGTTAGTTATTTCTTCTGTAAATAatgtacaaaattgaaaatctgTACTCAAAAACTCAACAATTTTAAGtacgtttttatatttctagCGTAATATCCGCTAGCAGTAATGGGAATCTcgattgtaaatatttgtgtaaataaaaatgtaaaagataTATATATTCCGTCAATCATATTAAAATTGAGACATTATtaattacctatatttattgtttaaaaatgaacattgtaaaattgttttcatataaattaaaaaagtgggaaacacattatgttttttcattttctccGCATTTTTTACCTGATTCTGCTATAAAAGCATAAACCATGTTTTTTACTACTTCTGGCGTCTCGCCGATTGCACGCTGACCCCCGACGCCAGAATGTATGTTTTGTTCATATAAAACAAGTCTAAGCATTTAACAATGCTGAGAgatattccaatattttaagcaaatagCTGCAGGTAATTTTCTTGACTTTTATTCAGTACCTGTAAATTCTGTTCatgttcaaatatattatttattacaatgaaTTTATGTGTCACAGCAGTCACACAATGGGTCACACAGGGTTCTACTCTAGGCCCAATACAAAAAGAgtgtaataatattcaaatgtcaaatattcatttacttttatgtaCTGTGCACTGCATAGATTTTCATTTAAGGAATAAATACTCAACCCTCTTACCTGATATGAACCAGAGAATGCCTTCTTGAAGACACTCTTTACAAAGAGAGGGAAACagattttaaacaaagtaaattcATAGTTCTCgggaaataattttgttaaaatttttatacttataagtTAGGTAAAAGAggcaaaaataacaaacaatattaaaataaaacatttatttctcaaTCAGTGTCCCTCTCACTCTCTTCTCTGTAGTCTGTGCGGGAGTCTCTGCTTGTCTCTTATTCATGCCTTTCCTCTCCAACTGCTTCTCAATGATCCTCGCATTATTTGCATAACTGTCAGCAACCTCCCGAGCCTCAATCTCATCTTCCTCTTCATCTATAGTGGAGACTGTGACTGAACTGAATTTACCCATGTTCTTTGTGTGTTTAGTTACCATAATCTTCTTTGGTTGTGTTAAGGCCACTTGTTTGTAGATATCTGTGACTCCACCTTCACCAGCCGTTTGTACTAAAGCTCCTCTCATAATAAACACGACATTATTATCTTGCTCATGCTTGTAGTATATTGGTATAGCACATTTCTTGCATTTCATCCTGTACTGTCTTTCGATACCTTTTTCTCGTTTTAAGTAGACTGTCTCGTCGGGATCTGATGTGATTTTGTGAGCGTGTTTCGAGCCGTCAATGACTCGTGCCCCGTCCGTCGGTCGGAGTGGTAAAC contains:
- the LOC113498120 gene encoding UPF0428 protein CXorf56 homolog, with the translated sequence MPKVVSRSIVCSDTKDQEEYNETKPLHIYYCLCGQMSLILDCTIDRLPLRPTDGARVIDGSKHAHKITSDPDETVYLKREKGIERQYRMKCKKCAIPIYYKHEQDNNVVFIMRGALVQTAGEGGVTDIYKQVALTQPKKIMVTKHTKNMGKFSSVTVSTIDEEEDEIEAREVADSYANNARIIEKQLERKGMNKRQAETPAQTTEKRVRGTLIEK